The following proteins are co-located in the Fimbriiglobus ruber genome:
- a CDS encoding YifB family Mg chelatase-like AAA ATPase, with protein sequence MLAKLKTFGLLGIDAKPVDVEVDTAPGMAKTILVGLPELAVRESVHRIERALANLGYERPKGRTIVNLAPADLKKDAGAFDLPIAMGMLVATRQILPEQANDCAIVGELALDGSVRPVKGCLSVAMAARDHGLKRMIVPAANAREAAVVSELSVYGVTSLSEAVGLLSGQVDLDPIAVTLDDLAGQLNKYDVDFSDVRGQEYAKRALVVAASGSHNVLMIGSPGSGKTMLARRLSTILPPLAPEESLETTRIYSALGHLKPGESLLSTRPFRSPHHTISDAGMVGGGSVPAPGEISLAHHGVLFLDELPEFNRKSLEVLRQPLEEGNVTISRALHSVTFPAQFVLVASMNPCPCGYLGDAKRECKCAPMQIEKYHSRLSGPLLDRIDMHLEVPAVPFEELSGGKDGTSSAVMRDQVLASRKIQAARFGDRGLVVNGRMNSRQIRKFCPLSQEGQGLLKAAMEDLGLSARAHDRILRVARTIADLDSSEVIAPNHVAEAIGYRTLDRKLWMK encoded by the coding sequence ATGCTGGCCAAGCTCAAGACGTTCGGACTGCTCGGCATCGACGCCAAACCCGTCGATGTCGAGGTCGACACCGCCCCCGGCATGGCCAAGACCATCCTCGTCGGGCTGCCCGAATTGGCCGTCCGCGAGAGCGTCCACCGGATCGAACGGGCGTTAGCCAACCTCGGGTACGAGCGCCCGAAGGGGCGGACCATCGTCAACCTCGCCCCCGCCGATTTGAAGAAGGACGCCGGGGCGTTCGACCTACCGATCGCGATGGGCATGCTCGTCGCCACCCGTCAGATCCTGCCCGAGCAGGCCAACGATTGCGCGATCGTCGGTGAACTCGCCCTGGACGGCAGCGTCCGCCCGGTCAAGGGGTGTCTGTCAGTGGCCATGGCAGCCCGCGACCACGGGCTCAAGCGAATGATCGTCCCTGCCGCCAACGCCCGCGAGGCGGCCGTCGTCAGTGAGCTGAGCGTGTACGGCGTGACCTCCCTGAGCGAGGCGGTGGGGCTCCTGTCCGGCCAGGTCGACCTCGACCCGATCGCCGTCACCCTCGACGATCTGGCCGGACAGCTCAATAAGTACGACGTCGACTTCTCGGACGTCCGCGGACAGGAGTACGCCAAGCGGGCTCTCGTGGTCGCAGCAAGTGGATCGCACAATGTTCTGATGATTGGATCTCCGGGCTCGGGCAAGACCATGCTCGCCCGCCGACTATCGACGATTTTACCGCCACTCGCGCCGGAAGAGAGCCTGGAAACGACCCGCATTTACAGCGCGCTCGGCCACCTGAAGCCGGGCGAATCGCTCCTCTCGACGCGGCCCTTTCGCTCCCCTCACCACACAATCAGCGATGCCGGAATGGTGGGCGGTGGTTCCGTACCGGCCCCGGGCGAAATCTCCCTGGCGCACCACGGCGTGTTGTTTCTCGATGAGTTGCCCGAGTTCAATCGCAAGAGCCTGGAAGTTCTCCGGCAGCCCTTGGAAGAAGGCAACGTCACCATCTCGCGAGCCCTGCATTCGGTCACATTCCCGGCCCAGTTCGTCCTCGTCGCGTCGATGAATCCGTGTCCTTGCGGCTATTTGGGCGACGCCAAAAGGGAGTGCAAATGCGCCCCCATGCAGATCGAGAAGTACCACAGCCGTCTGAGTGGACCGCTGCTCGATCGGATCGATATGCACCTCGAAGTCCCAGCTGTTCCATTCGAGGAATTGTCCGGCGGCAAGGACGGCACCTCCAGCGCGGTCATGCGGGATCAGGTGCTCGCGTCCCGAAAGATCCAGGCGGCCCGGTTCGGGGACCGCGGGCTCGTTGTCAACGGGCGGATGAACAGCCGACAGATCCGCAAGTTCTGCCCCTTGAGCCAGGAAGGCCAAGGGTTGCTCAAGGCCGCGATGGAAGACCTCGGCCTGTCCGCCCGGGCCCACGACCGCATCCTCCGCGTCGCCCGCACCATCGCCGACTTGGACTCAAGCGAGGTGATCGCCCCCAACCACGTCGCCGAGGCGATCGGGTATCGCACGCTCGATCGCAAACTGTGGATGAAGTGA
- a CDS encoding transposase, which translates to MDSQSVKGTEHAGGNGYDAGKKIQGRKRSIVVDTLGLLMVVAVTAGHVDDAAAAPTVLESLDREAYPRLKVVWADGKYHNHTLNGWKDGHPELGWELVIVRRPDGVKGFTLLPKRWVVERTFGWLGRARRLSRNYERLNSSSESMIRVRPIQLILNRMDPQERYPPFKYRVASK; encoded by the coding sequence ATCGACAGCCAGTCGGTCAAGGGGACCGAACACGCGGGCGGGAACGGGTACGACGCGGGCAAGAAAATCCAGGGCCGGAAGCGGTCGATCGTGGTCGATACGCTGGGCCTGTTGATGGTCGTGGCGGTGACCGCCGGGCACGTCGACGACGCGGCCGCGGCCCCGACCGTACTCGAATCGTTGGACCGGGAGGCGTACCCGCGGTTGAAGGTCGTGTGGGCCGACGGGAAGTATCACAACCATACCCTGAACGGGTGGAAGGACGGCCACCCGGAACTCGGATGGGAACTCGTCATCGTCCGCCGACCGGACGGGGTGAAGGGGTTCACCCTGTTACCCAAGCGGTGGGTCGTCGAGCGGACGTTCGGGTGGCTCGGGCGGGCCCGGCGGTTGAGTCGTAATTATGAGCGACTGAATAGTTCCAGCGAATCCATGATCCGTGTGCGGCCAATCCAGCTGATCCTCAATCGCATGGACCCACAAGAGCGTTATCCCCCGTTTAAATATAGAGTTGCATCAAAATAG
- a CDS encoding IS5 family transposase, with the protein MDVTVRKPYPTDLTDLQWEIIQVVLPAARPGGRPRSVDLREVLNAILYVNRSGCQWSMLPHDFPAKSTVYEYFSQWRDDGTWQELLDVLREGYREVHARATSGPRAPRASTASRSRGPNTRAGTGTTRARKSRAGSGRSWSIRWAC; encoded by the coding sequence ATGGACGTGACCGTTCGCAAACCGTATCCGACCGATTTGACCGACCTCCAATGGGAGATCATCCAGGTCGTCCTGCCCGCCGCCCGACCCGGAGGACGCCCCCGGTCGGTGGACCTCCGGGAGGTGCTGAACGCGATCTTGTACGTGAACCGGTCGGGGTGTCAGTGGTCGATGCTCCCGCACGACTTCCCGGCCAAGAGTACGGTGTACGAGTACTTCTCCCAGTGGCGGGACGACGGTACCTGGCAAGAACTCCTGGATGTCCTCCGGGAGGGGTATCGGGAAGTCCACGCCCGAGCCACGAGCGGACCCCGAGCGCCGCGAGCATCGACAGCCAGTCGGTCAAGGGGACCGAACACGCGGGCGGGAACGGGTACGACGCGGGCAAGAAAATCCAGGGCCGGAAGCGGTCGATCGTGGTCGATACGCTGGGCCTGTTGA
- a CDS encoding helix-turn-helix domain-containing protein, protein MRPQYSFPEPVVQAIADARYRHPDPRVQERMEILWLKTRNVTHSRIAELANVSRSTVQRTLRIYAAKGLDGVRSFGWKGQPSALTPHHGTIEDAFRRHPPHTAHEAARRIEDLTGVRRKASRVRQFLKEDLGMKCLKVAPIPVPPKKTVDEHARTQADFLKDGTGTEVGGSPRR, encoded by the coding sequence ATGCGTCCCCAATATTCGTTTCCCGAACCCGTGGTCCAAGCGATCGCGGACGCGCGCTATCGGCACCCGGACCCGCGTGTCCAAGAGCGGATGGAGATTCTCTGGCTCAAGACCCGGAACGTGACGCACAGTCGGATCGCGGAGTTGGCCAACGTGTCGCGCTCCACGGTGCAGCGGACCCTGCGGATCTATGCGGCGAAGGGTCTGGATGGGGTCCGATCGTTCGGCTGGAAGGGCCAACCCAGTGCGCTGACACCGCATCACGGGACGATCGAAGACGCGTTTCGCCGGCACCCGCCGCACACGGCCCACGAGGCGGCGCGGCGGATCGAGGACCTGACGGGCGTCCGACGCAAGGCGTCGCGGGTGCGCCAGTTCTTGAAAGAGGATCTGGGGATGAAATGCCTGAAGGTGGCACCCATCCCGGTGCCGCCCAAGAAAACGGTCGACGAACACGCCCGCACGCAGGCGGATTTTTTAAAAGACGGAACTGGAACCGAAGTTGGCGGAAGCCCGCGACGGTAA
- a CDS encoding IS630 family transposase: MAEARDGKRTVYFVDASHFVLASFLGWVWCFVRLHVRAASGRQRYNVLGALNAVTHELVTEINTTYITATSVCALLRKIAALGGSLPITLVLDNARYQRCALVEHTAKALGIELLFLPSYSPNLNLIERLWKFVKKEALNSRHHQDFKKFQEAIDHCLADLPTKHREKLATLMTHKFQTWDNVSLLDA; encoded by the coding sequence TTGGCGGAAGCCCGCGACGGTAAGCGGACGGTGTACTTCGTGGACGCGTCGCACTTCGTCTTGGCGTCGTTCCTGGGGTGGGTGTGGTGCTTCGTCCGGTTACATGTCCGGGCCGCGTCGGGACGGCAGAGGTACAACGTGCTGGGTGCGCTGAACGCGGTCACGCACGAGCTGGTGACAGAAATCAACACGACGTACATCACGGCCACCTCGGTGTGTGCGTTGCTCCGCAAGATCGCGGCCCTCGGTGGGTCATTGCCGATCACGCTGGTACTCGACAACGCCCGCTACCAGCGGTGCGCGCTGGTGGAGCACACGGCCAAGGCACTCGGGATCGAGTTGTTGTTCCTGCCGTCGTATTCGCCGAACCTGAACTTGATCGAGCGACTCTGGAAGTTCGTGAAGAAGGAGGCGTTGAACAGCCGCCACCATCAGGACTTCAAGAAGTTCCAGGAGGCCATCGACCATTGCTTGGCGGATCTGCCGACGAAACACCGAGAGAAACTGGCGACCCTGATGACCCACAAATTCCAGACGTGGGACAATGTGTCACTCCTGGACGCGTAA
- a CDS encoding sigma-70 family RNA polymerase sigma factor: MAPTDPPVMRYLRAALGPTADGPTDADLLGRFVADRDEGAFELLVWRHAGMVLRTCRGVLRDHHAAEDVTQAAFLVLARKAAAIGRREAVVGWLYRVARRLAVRAAARRGVQPVSPAAALDLVPGPAAGPSDDADIAPLLHEEVARLPDRYRLPVLLCYFEGLSHTDAATRLGWPVGTVSGRLARAKATLHDRLTRRGVAVSVGAVAAFLAGDPTAAVSASFAAVTTRAAVSFAAGAAVIPSVSNYTIDLARGAIRAMIVTKFQWAAGVVAACGVLTFAGVWASGQGPGPEVPSGPLAPNPASPLPVAAKAADGSGPRPDPAGRTADFVQRHRSLKNLRAILIAMHAYQDTYARFPSNFVDHGKPLLSWRVQLLPYLDCNDLFNMFKLDEPWDSEHNLKLLPKMPDVFRVGFEPPGATHTYYQRIALTGIVPSTAEDTNILGSGGPPMPGSGGPGPILPAAIAGGAPGSPGGAAPAVPADGTAAALTTTSSEPWLPSKLYDIPDGTSNTLGVLEIGPAVPWTKPADYVFDVKKKTREWKPPFVNVLHAAAYDGAAYTLKPNLEDVLVRRLLGPSDGEMTPPVKQLQARFEESAEEKKELVRLFEENRKLIEEIERQQAEQIMLFGTVNKLTKEIERAEEQQQALRRALQTLKVVNKKWRDEMGLSSGQSAPKLPLNR, translated from the coding sequence ATGGCCCCAACTGACCCGCCCGTAATGCGTTACCTCCGGGCCGCCCTCGGCCCGACGGCCGACGGGCCAACCGATGCGGACTTGCTCGGCCGGTTCGTCGCCGACCGGGACGAGGGGGCGTTCGAGCTGCTCGTCTGGCGGCACGCCGGGATGGTGCTGCGGACCTGCCGCGGCGTTCTCCGGGATCACCACGCGGCCGAGGACGTGACCCAGGCCGCGTTCCTGGTCCTCGCCCGCAAGGCCGCCGCGATCGGGCGACGGGAGGCCGTGGTTGGGTGGCTCTACCGCGTCGCCCGGCGGCTCGCGGTTCGGGCGGCGGCCCGTCGCGGGGTACAGCCGGTCAGCCCCGCGGCAGCACTCGATCTCGTACCCGGACCAGCTGCCGGGCCGTCGGACGATGCGGACATCGCGCCCCTCCTGCACGAAGAAGTTGCGCGGCTGCCGGACCGATACCGGCTGCCCGTATTACTCTGCTACTTCGAAGGGCTGTCGCACACGGACGCAGCAACGCGGCTCGGGTGGCCGGTGGGGACCGTGTCGGGTCGGCTGGCGCGGGCCAAGGCCACCCTCCACGACCGCCTGACTCGGCGCGGGGTGGCGGTCTCCGTCGGAGCGGTCGCCGCATTTCTTGCAGGCGACCCGACCGCGGCCGTGTCGGCGTCGTTCGCCGCGGTCACGACGCGGGCCGCGGTCTCGTTCGCCGCGGGTGCGGCGGTCATTCCATCCGTCTCGAATTACACGATCGATTTGGCCAGGGGAGCGATCCGAGCCATGATTGTCACGAAATTCCAGTGGGCGGCCGGCGTGGTCGCCGCGTGCGGGGTGCTGACGTTCGCCGGGGTGTGGGCGTCGGGGCAGGGGCCAGGGCCGGAGGTTCCGAGCGGGCCGTTGGCGCCAAACCCGGCGAGTCCGCTACCGGTGGCAGCGAAAGCGGCAGACGGAAGTGGACCACGCCCCGATCCCGCCGGGCGAACGGCCGATTTCGTGCAGAGGCACCGAAGTCTCAAGAATTTAAGGGCTATTCTCATCGCCATGCACGCTTATCAGGATACGTATGCGCGATTTCCATCGAACTTCGTCGATCATGGGAAACCGCTCCTGAGTTGGCGCGTCCAACTGCTTCCCTATCTCGACTGCAATGATCTGTTCAACATGTTTAAATTGGACGAACCCTGGGATAGCGAACATAACCTCAAGCTACTGCCCAAAATGCCGGACGTGTTCCGCGTCGGGTTCGAGCCTCCGGGAGCGACACACACCTATTATCAGCGGATCGCACTGACTGGCATCGTACCCTCAACGGCCGAAGATACAAATATACTGGGGTCGGGCGGCCCTCCCATGCCCGGCTCTGGTGGACCGGGCCCGATTCTCCCAGCCGCTATAGCCGGCGGTGCTCCGGGTAGCCCCGGCGGGGCGGCTCCAGCAGTACCGGCAGACGGGACGGCCGCGGCTCTTACAACGACGTCGTCCGAACCGTGGTTGCCCAGCAAGCTTTATGACATCCCCGACGGAACCTCCAATACCCTCGGCGTACTCGAAATCGGACCGGCGGTGCCGTGGACGAAACCGGCCGACTACGTTTTCGACGTGAAGAAGAAGACCCGGGAATGGAAGCCACCTTTTGTCAACGTGTTACATGCCGCGGCTTACGACGGCGCGGCCTATACCCTCAAGCCGAACTTGGAGGACGTACTCGTCCGACGCTTGCTCGGTCCGAGCGACGGCGAGATGACCCCGCCGGTGAAGCAACTCCAAGCCCGGTTCGAGGAAAGCGCGGAAGAGAAGAAAGAACTGGTCCGTCTTTTTGAAGAAAATCGAAAGTTGATTGAAGAAATCGAACGGCAACAAGCCGAGCAGATCATGCTCTTCGGGACGGTCAACAAACTCACCAAGGAAATCGAACGCGCCGAAGAGCAACAGCAGGCTCTCAGGCGGGCACTCCAAACGCTTAAGGTCGTCAACAAGAAATGGCGGGACGAAATGGGGCTTTCGTCCGGACAATCGGCTCCGAAGCTTCCACTCAATCGATAA
- a CDS encoding thiamine pyrophosphate-dependent enzyme: protein MMTHREALEVVAAHREDRVVIATMGSVAIWPQLSDTPLDFAYLPSSMGQAIPLGLGLALAKPGLGVVVLNGDGGLLMNLGCLVTLAQHDVPVTVVLIDNGLYEVTGGQPVVGAGRTDFAGLARAAGISRVFAFATAEAWRSGAKDVFAGTGPAFVSLKVAGEVGKPTPTAPRPMAEQIHRLRGAIGVSVT, encoded by the coding sequence ATGATGACCCACCGCGAAGCCCTGGAAGTGGTCGCCGCACACCGCGAAGATCGCGTGGTGATCGCGACAATGGGCTCGGTCGCCATCTGGCCCCAGCTGTCCGACACCCCCCTCGACTTCGCCTACCTGCCATCGAGCATGGGCCAAGCCATACCACTCGGGTTGGGCCTTGCACTTGCCAAGCCGGGGCTCGGTGTCGTCGTTCTCAATGGCGACGGCGGCCTTCTCATGAACCTGGGCTGTCTCGTCACACTCGCACAGCACGACGTGCCCGTGACGGTGGTACTCATCGACAACGGCCTTTACGAAGTGACCGGCGGCCAACCCGTGGTCGGCGCGGGCCGTACAGATTTCGCCGGCCTCGCACGGGCGGCCGGCATCTCGCGTGTGTTTGCGTTCGCGACGGCGGAAGCCTGGCGGTCGGGTGCGAAGGACGTGTTCGCGGGAACCGGACCCGCGTTCGTGAGCCTGAAAGTGGCGGGTGAAGTCGGGAAACCGACCCCGACCGCGCCACGACCGATGGCGGAGCAAATCCATCGGCTGCGCGGGGCGATCGGGGTATCGGTAACTTGA